The genomic region ACTTCGGTTAGTGTAAATAGAGTTCATTGGACTCTCCCTGTTTGATGTTTATTAACTCTCAGGCTCAACGGCTCATGCTGTTGATCGCACTGATCATTACCTTAAACAGGGATTTTTATTTTATCTTCTTCGTTCTTTAAAAGCATGGATTAGATTTATCGCTGCGCTCTAATCCATCCTTTTAAAATCCCTTGAAGTACAGTACAAGGGTATTTATAGCTGCGGTTAACTTTTTTAGTAGGGCCCCGAGGGCTCCTCGGCCACCGGAGGGTGCTGCCACACAGGCGATAAAAATATCTGGGGCTCCGCCCCAAACTTCACTTAAGGTTCTGCCGTACGGGCCAATAATTTTTATCCGCCTGTGTGGCAACACCCCTTAAGAATCCCTACACTCGGAGCTTCGCTCCAAGGCTTTACCGTCATACCTTCGGCATGAATATCATTTTTTAACAATAGCCACCGGATAAATCCGGTGGCTACCCTACTACATACCTTCGGCATGTGCTTAAGTTCCCACCCAATACGGGGAGCTCGAAGGGCAGCGCTGCCTCGTGTGCGAAGCAACAATAAAACAGTTAACGACGGAATCGAGAGCCGAGGAAAAAACTTTAAGGTTTACCACTTTCGTAGAGATTTTTAATTTCTTCTGAAGCGAGGGCGGAGGAAAAAATAATAAATTCATCCATGCGTCCATTAAAGCTACGTATGTCTTTATTGTTCTTTGGATTATTACTCCAGTTAGCGATCTCGCTATTGCCCAATTTTATTGTTTGGGATTTGATGATTTCACCGGAGTCAATTAATGCTCCATTGAGGTACTGACGTATTGCTTGATTCTTCGAATCATAAACCATCGCTAAGTGAGCCCATTCGCCCATGGCATCCAGTTTTATGACTTGTGGTGAAAAAACGTTGTAAGCAGAATCATAATAGTTGCCAGAGCGGTTTGCTGAATGTTTGGCACCAAGGATCATTTCTCCAGAATCACTCAATTGCCAATGCAGTGCCCCCGCCTTGAATCCGTCAGTGAGTAAGAGCGAACTGAGCCAACGATCAAAACTATCTATTTTGACCCAGCAAGTCATGGTCATAGCGTCGTATTGGCCAGGAATATGAAGGCGAATGCGATCGTTAATGGATTTGAAATCGAGTGATGATTTACCTTTCCAGCGTCCCTCAGACCATTGAGCACCAATGATAGCGCCTTCCATTTCTCCATGGCTAGCTTGGTTTTGTAGGCTTCGTTGCCAATCATTTTCTTTGCGGAAATCATAGAGCAAGACCAAGTCATTGCGATTCTTGAGTTCTTCTATATGGCTTTGCCACTCAGCTTGGCGAGCTTGAAAATGATCTTCTTTTAAATTACCAATTTGGCGGTAGGAGATGAAGTCATCACGTGATGCGATTTCCGAAAGTAATTGATTCTGATTATCCCAAGAAATAGAGTCGTCTTTCAGTAGAGTTTTGAGTTTTTTGTTGTCATGATGGATTTCAACTTCGCCATCAAGAACATGGACTTCGGGGGAAGGGCTATTCATATCAATAGCAAATTCAGTACCGAGGTCGTGGACTTGCATATTTCCCGTGTCTACGATAAAGCCTTGAGCGGTCTCAGGGACTTTAACGTGCATTTTTCCCGAGAGGCAGGCAACTTCCATGGCACTCTTGACATTGATTTCTGCGGGGCCTTCTAAAACCATGGTAGCACCCGAGAAAAATTCGATTTGGAGAATACCGGATTTGAGTGTTATCAAGCCAGGATTAAGGGCTTTAGTTTTCTGAATATCCTTGCCAAAATCAACATTGATCATCTTGGTGATTTTAGCCACAGCATTATGTTTAAAGTCAAGAGTTTTTTCTTCCGTTAACTCAGGAATATTATTTTCTTCAAGAAGTACTTCTTGATTTTCGCTAGGCTGAAATACGAGCGCAAGATTAATGATAAAAAGCGCTGCTGCAGCATAGATCCATTTATTGGCTTTCTTCTTTACTTTTGATTGGGGAAAAGCAATGATATCATTTTCAGCATCGGCAATCTCTTTTAAGCCTGCATCAATATTTATATACTCGATCAGTTTTTGGCGAGCGTCTGCGGAATCCGCAAGAATTTGCTCGAGTTCAATGGATTCTTTATCGCTGATGAGGCCATCGCAGTAGGAGGCAATAAGTTTGTCGCGTTTATCCATGACTAGGAGCTCCATTTTCTTTGACGCATTGCATCAGCTTAATACGAAGGCGGTCAAGCACTTTGTAAAGAGATCCCGGTGAGCGCCCTTCATTCTCGGCGAGTTCTTTGATACTAAGGTCTCGAGAGTAAGACTGGATGAGTAAATCCTGCTGCTTTTGTTCAAGTTTAGCCACACAAGTTTTAAGGGAGAGGCGTTGTTCGCTGAGTTGATCTTCCATGTTTAAACATTCTTCTGCAAGTAGCTCTAGAGTTGCATCGGAGAAGACGTGGCGATCACGACTTTTTTTACGACGATATTTTAGGACTTCAAAGCGTGCGACCATACTGGCCCAAGCTGAGAAACTGCTGCCAGGCTCAAACTGATCAAATTTCTTCCAAAGCACCATACTAGTTTCTTGAATGACTTCATCGACATCAAACCAAGTGGGCAAAAGTTGACGCAAGAAGGCGCGCAAAGCGGGCAATGCTTTGCCGTACTCAGCAATAAATAATCCATAATTATCTTTATCAGTCATAATTGTATCCAGATGATTCTTTTTACTATTATACTCCCGCCTAAATCGAAATTGCCCGCTCTTTTTAACTTTTTTTTTAATTCATGAGCTAAAGAAGCTTTTTTTTTAATCATTTGAACTAAGGTAAGTGAAATTACCTTGAGGATAAAAGTGAATTCACGAGCATTAGAATTAATCAAGAAGCTAGAATTAAGCGAGCACCCCGAGGGGGGCTTTTTTAAAGAGACCTGCCGGTCGGACCTAAATGTGTTTTCTCCCACTGCAGAATCCGAAAGATCTGCAGTGACTGAGATTTACTTTCTTTTATGCAAAGGACAAGTCAGTCGCTTTCACAAAGTTCTTCACGATGAGTTTTGGCATTTCTTCGAGGGCGCCCCCTTGCGACTGATTGATGGTGATATGGAAAGTTTTGAAGAAGTTATTTTAGATCCAGCAAACTGTCAGTATCAGCATTGTATCCGCGGTGGACGTTGGCAAGCAGCGGAAAGCACCGGAGATTACACTCTTGTAGGCTGTACAGTAGCACCCGGCTTCGATTTTGCCGACTTTTCCTTTTTATCGGAAGACGAATCCGAAATAATACAGAATGATTTTGCGCAATACGCAAGATTTATTTAAAGGGCCTCTGCTAAGGTGTATAAATACTTTGCTTATGGCTTAAATATCAGCTCAGAAATCGAGCTTAATGAACTCATTGCTAAAGATTTCTCTGAGGATGCTGTTCTTGAGATCGTTTTAGCTGAAGTTCCCGAGCAAATCACGGGTCAAGATTGGTATGGTGGTTGGTGGCAAGCTAATGATGATGAGCTTCTTTTTTATTATACAGACGTTATTAAAGCCTTGGTATCTCGCGATGGAAAAAAAATAAGTCTAGAAATCCTCACCGAAGATATGTTTCAGCTTCGTAGTTTTCTCTATAGTCGTGTTTTGAGCGCGTGCCTCTTGTTAAGGGGTTATTTTTTACTTCATGGTGCTTGTGTTAAAATTGGTGATAAAGCGGTGGGTTTTTGTGGGCCTTCAGGCGTTGGAAAATCCACCTTAGCTCTAGGCTTCATGAATCAAGGTGATACAGTTTATTCCGATGATGTGATCGCTTTGAAAATCGAAGAAGGGAAATTGATGATGTACCCCGGTTTCCCCCGTTTACGGATTACTGAAGAGACCATGAATGAAAGTTCAATGAAAGCTAAAGCATTTGAAGCTATTGATCATTTCCCCACAAAATTAAATTATGTAAAGAAGTTTAATTTTTGTACGCAAGTAATCGAATTAAATGAACTACTTATTTTAAATCCTAGTGAATGCACAAAGCCAAATTTAAGGAATGTCAGTGGTTGGGAAAAATTAAATATTTTTGAAGAAGGGCGCTATCGAAAAACTTTAGAAAAATTGATTTATCGAGATGAAGAAATGCTCAAGAGACGCACAAAGGTCGCTAATGTCGCTAAGTGTCACTACCTAGATCGATCCAGTAATTATTACTGTGTAGAAGATATGATCGATTATATCTTACTGGAGTTCAGTTAAAAATCCTTGCGCTTAGTTATGTTTTTTTTTGCCGATGATTTATAGAGTTCTTCACAGGCAATAAGTGAATATGCGGGGATGAAAAGCTTGTCATCTTCACGAGCTTTTTTGAGGTAGTCCTGATCTATGAAAGGGAAGTTAAAGTCTTTGTTTCGTTCATTTTCGAGTGTATCCCAAATTTCCTGGAGTCCGGGGATGATACTGCCACCAATACCCTTGTCATAATTATAACGTATTGACGCCGGAGTAAGGTCGGCCATGGATTCATTACGAAAGAGGTAGCGATTTTGGTTGAGATAGATTTTGCAATGAGTGGGTAATGAATTAAAAAAATCTATAAGATGAATATCCATCAGCGGATAGCGGTATTGCAGGCCGAATTCAGCAGCTAATTGATAAGACTCTTCAAAGCGCTGAGCGGTATGGGTGCGGTTAGGGAGCAAGTATTTGGTGTATTCGTAAGTACTTTTTCTGGGCAGGCCTAGACCCTGTTTTTGGGGAGCTAGGCGAAATCCTGGTTTAAGGAATTCTTGGTCGCCTGAACTATCGAAGAAGGTAGGCTTGCTCTTAAAGAAGTATTTATAAATAATATGACAGAAAGTATAAGGCCAGAGCTTAGGGCGATAGTTTTTGGCTTCGCGGTAGAGGTGGGCCCATTGACGGTTTTGGATAAATTCTGCATGCGCACAGCTTGTAGCGCGTTGGCTGACGCCTTCGTCGCCACCAAAGCCAGAGAAAATGATTTCAGCTCCTGTCTTTCCTGCCGCTTGCATCAGTTGGCGAGCGTATTCATTAACCCCTGCACGGGGAGGCTGGGCAAGTACTTTCGTGACCCAGCGACAGTCATCGGCTACATTAGCGCCTTTCTTTGTGATTAGTTGATGGCTTATCTTGGAGTGCATCTTCAAGAAATTATTTACTAAATGGCGCTCGTCATCTCCACTCTCCGCAGCATGTGTAAAAGCCTGAATGGGTGCGCCTATTTGTGAAGCGATTGCTGTTATGGAGCTTGAGTCAACTCCGCCGGTAAGTTCACAGGCTAGAGGTGTACCATCTTTGGGAAGTCTTTGTTTAACGGCGAGAGTCAGTTTTTCTCTAAAAATCCGACAAGCCTCTTCTCGTGAGATATCAATGGTTTCTGGTTTAGTCATTTCCCAATAGGGGCTGATTTTTAGCTGACCATTGTTGACTGTCAAAATGTGAGCAGGAGGCAAACGAAAAATATTTTCATAAGCGGTTTCGTGTTGCTCTTCTTCCCAACCATTTAAATAGCGTATGACCCAATTATCATTGATTTGAGCAGTGAATTCTGGGTGCTTAACTAAATTTTTGAGTTTTGTGGAATAGAAAACTTTGCCATTTTGAAAGCTGTAGAAAAAGGGGATAATCCCCAAATGATCACGGGCGCCAAAGTACTCATTGGTTTTTTGATTATGAATGAGAAAAGAGAAATCGCCATAGAAATTTTTGACACAGTCTTCTTGATGCTGCGAGTATAAGTCTAAAATGTATTTTTCTTCGTGATTGCAGAAGGCCTGAGGGAGTTCGCAGGTTAAACTGATATCGCCTTGGATGCTGATTTGGGAGTGAGAAATCATGGGTTTCATATGTTGCTTATTAAACCTACTTTAAGATGATTATTCAGAGGCACGATGCATCGCATACGAGATGGATGCTGTCCCCTCGAACTCCCCTTGCAAGGATTTGCCAATCCTTGACCAGGCGATTAGGGTTTTGACCGGCTTTAGGATAATTCTTTACTTTAAAGCCTTTTTGACGAGTTCAAAGCATTCAAGGCGAGATTCTGATTGGCTTGGGCGAGAAAGTTTAAAGACTCGCAGCTCTTGCAAGATAGTGAATGACTGTTGATTGAACTGCTGCTCTAAAGCCATGGCTTCGATCACGGGACGATGATAATAAGTCTCCCAGAATGTTTTGACTTTTTCGAGGCCTTTCACTTCTTCGATGCGGGGAGAGTCTAAGGTCTCATCCGTTTCTAGATAGATCAGGAAATCTAATTTAGATTCTTGATCAAATTTTTGATTGCTCGTATCTAATTTGTATTTTTCTTCATCATCCCAAAGTTTAGAAGTTAGTAATGAATCAAATTGGTTGAAGTCTAAGTCATTTTTCCATAAGCGAAGAAAGGGGAAGCCCGGTAAAATATTATTGTTCTTGTTATCAAAGCAGATGATCTCATCACAGAAAAAAAGCGCACCCGCTTGATGAAACTGCGCGGCCAGGCTGGATTTTCCTGAGCCCGAATCGCCACAAAAAGCGATGTGTTTATTGTGCCATATACAGCTATTGCCATGTAAAAGTAAATGTCCCCGCTGCAGGAGTAAGAGCCCAGTCACAAAGCTATGGAGATAGCCTGTAAAGGAGAGTTTTTTATTGTGCAGTTCGTAGTGAATCGTTTCGCCATTTGAAACTAAGAAATCGGCGATGCCGTCGATTTTTAGCAGCGCTTTACTTGAACTGAGCTTCAGGCAAGCATACATTTTCTGACTAGCTTTGGGAAAAGTCAGCTGATGGGAAGAGCTTAAGTTTGGCGGCGAGCCTTTGAAGTACGCGGCCTGGGGGCAAGCTTTAGACATATTTTGATTACTTGATTCATTTCAGTATGTTAAAGAGTTCTAGATCTAGAAAGCAAAGCCGCCATTGAAATGCAGCGAGGACTTAGCTTTATTCTAATCTCCGAATTTATAGCGCATTTACTTGAAAATCCAGTAGAGTTCTCTAAGTAGGCACAAGTAGAAGTCATTAGAGATGTGTTTTATGATTGAAGGTAGTGCTTCCCCTGCTTCCCATTTTTGCCTGGGGCGTCTTCATGGTCCTTAGCCTTTTTCCCTCCTGCCGTTAGTTTGATGTTTATAGCCCTTATGGAGGGAGGCTGCCATTTTGATTTCGTATTCATGTTGATATGCCTTTAGTCGTTTTTTTATGTCATTGGTGAAATGAACTAAGTCGTTCTTGATACAGTGCCCATTCTAATAATAATTGGCTATGCTTAATTTTAAAAGCTTTTGATTCTAGCGGAGTTTTATTCTTTTCAAGAAATGAATTGAAGGCATCCTGAAGTCGGTCATTAGGATTGACGTCGGGAATCAGTTTATACAGTCGAGTTTTTTGTACTTTGAGCTGATGAATTAATGTTTCGAGCTCATCAAAGTCAATCTGGCCTTTGGTGAATTTTTTTAGTAAGCGGCATTTAAAGTCGCCACAGATATCGGGGCGTTTTTGTTCGTAAACAGTACAGCTTTGATCAAAATAGCTACAGGGTTGCTTGAACCAATAAGAGTCATCGATGATCTCAGTTTCCATTTTGGGGAGTAAGATTTCATCTTTGAAAGAGACTGCTCTTGTAAATAGGGTGCCATCGCAACAAAAACCACAATTTTTGCAGAGTTCTTGTTCTTTGTTTTCAGGTATAGCCATTAACTATTGTGTGATCAAAGTTTTTTTCTCGAGCATATCGAGGATAAAGCTCATGCAATCTTTTTCACATTGATCTTTTGGTACATCAAACTGCTCAAGAAGCAGGGGTACTAGTTGACCTAAGGAAGCGGGTTCTTCGAGCAGTTCCCAAATGATGGATCCTATGGGGTCAAGTCCAAAATATTTGCCTTCTTCTATGCTCATCATCACAATTTCATCGTCAATTTTACTTGAGATGATTTCCGGATTTCGAGCCAGGATTGTATCAGTAGTCAATTTCATGTTTTTTCTATAATTTGGTTACTATATAATTAATTGTAATATTTAAAATAAAGGTTTCAATATGTGGGCTATTAATAGAAGGTGAAATTGTAAAATTAAAAAGGGTCTTGTTTTACCTTGTCGATGATGATATATAGTTTTTATTAAAATTTTAGGAATAAAGATGCAGGACGATTTTGTTGAAGTAACCCAGCTATTTGTGGATAAGGAGATAGCTTTCCTTGTGAATCTAGCCGAGGGGTAGCACCCGTTGCTTATCGAGTCTTTGAAAATGTATTCAAGCAGGATTTTAGGGATGCCTTATGGAAAGAACTTAGAGATAAACGTGACGCCTTTAGTGATTCGGAAGTTTATTCTACAGAAGGAGGCGCTGTGGATAAGGGAGTTCGCGATTCCGAGTGTCTTTATGGGAAATCTTTGGGTGGGATAAAAGAAGTATTTCTAGAAAAAATCTGTGATTCTTATGAATCAGTCGAAAACTTTTTTGGTAGCAAGGCATCAAGTCTTTCTCCAAAGGAAATTGAATTAAATGTTTATCATAAAGGAGTGGGCTTTAAACGTCATACTGATAAAGGCAAAGCAGAAGGTGATATTGGAAGTCGTGAAATCACTTATCTTTATTATTTCTATAATGAGCCAAAAGCTTTTGAAGGTGGAGACTTAGTGCTCTTTGATACAAATAGAAAGACAGGAGCTTGTGGTGATGAGTTTACGAGAATTGCAATCAAAAATAATATGCTTTTATTTTTCCCTAGTGATTGTTGGAATCAAGTGACTCAGTTGAAATCGGAAGGCGCGGATTTCTATTCGGGGCGTTTCACGCTAAATGGTTGGATGCATTCAAAGCCGTAAATGGATTGTAGGTCATTGGTTTTCCTCATCTATGAGTCACTCAATAGTTCAGTATTAGTGAAAAAGAATATTCTTATTAAGAATTCATATAAACCAGATTTGATGGCGCCAATTATGGATAAATATATTTGTCAGTACACTGCTTATTGATTATAAAAATGCGATCACGGATCATTATTTTGGTTAAATGGGCAGAGATTCATTTAAAATAATAAGAGTTGCCTTCCACCTTGCGGAATATAACTTCATCTTTAAAAGATTCGCCTCTGGTAAATGAGGTGTTGTTACGCAATTTCATACAGCGTCTTGATTGGTAGGAGTAGTTCACTTCTTTAGAAGTGAATTTGCACTGCCTATTGTTTTTAAGAGCTTCGAAAATTTGACGGTGAGGATCTAGCTAGCTAAGCCAATTCCACGATCTTTAGGATCAGTACTGTCCGTTTTATTAGGTTTAAACCATGTTTCTACATGTCCTGGTACCGCTCCGCCTAAGGTGCCTGATCGGGTGTTCACAGTTGTAAGTTTGGGAGGTGTCCAAATTGATTTTTTCATTTAAAACCTTTCGAGTTTGAGCGTTTTTTTGTATTATTACGATGATAGCGTGGTATGTTTGATAAATTTATCATCATTCAAAGTTGCCCGAGAATGCTATTCACAAGAGTTAGCTCTGATGAATGAGGTGCCGTAGCAGCGAAGCCACTTCTATTACAGCGCTCTTGCTCTAGGTTACGTTCGATATATTTATTTTCTTTGGGAAGGTATGAAATGAATTTTAGTTCTTGGCCGTATTGACACATGGCTATTTGATGAACTAAAAAATTGATATTATCTCTTAAATCTTGAAAAGCTTGAGTCAATTTCTCGATGTTCGGCGTCAATATTGTATCCGTTAGCACGTCAGGCTGGGCTATGGTTTCAATATGAAGTTTTGTCAGTCTAGTCATGTTTTTAATCTAAATTTTATGTTTGATTTAGGTCGAGACTCATTCTGAATTGAGTAAGGATGAATAAGGACCGCTTGCCTTAATTAATTCTTGGTGGGAGCCGGATTCGACTATTTTTCCTTGGTCGAGGACGAAGATTTGATCGGCGTCTTTGATGGTGCTGAGATTGTGGGCAATGATGAGGGTGATGATATCTTTTTTATTTTCGAAAACGGCTTTTTGGATGAGGCACTCATTGATGGCGTCCAAATGGCTTGTCGCTTCATCTAAGATAATGAGGTCAGCATTGGCCGCAAAAGCACGAGCAAGGCAGAGGCGTTGTTTTTGGCCGCCAGAGAGTTTGATGCCATTTTCCCCCACATAAGAATCGAGACCCAGCTCGAGGCTTTGAATGAAATCAAAAATTTGAGCCCGTTTACAGAGCTTGAGCAATTGTTCGTCATTCAGGTTTGCATCAGCATAACGGATGTTATCGCGAATTGTGCCATCGAAGACGAAGCTATTCTGATGAACAATGGCGAGATGATTGATGTAATCATCTTTGTTGAGTTCTTGGATGTCGCTATTATTGACGAGAATTTGTCCTGAAGAGGGCTGTTGGAAGCCACAGATGAGATCGGCGAGAGTACTTTTCCCCGAGCCACTAGAACCCACAAGAGCGTAAGTCTTTCCTCTTTCCATAGAGAAAGAAATATGGCTGAGTGTGGGAGTGTCTTTGATGTATTCAAAGGATAAATCCTTGATTGCGACCGTTTCGATTTTTGAATTCAACGTGGCTTTGTTTGAGTCGGGAGGATTATCAAGATCTTCTTCTAAAATGAGGTGATAGCGCTCAAGGCAGGTGAGACCCGACTGAGTCGCACTAATAGAAGAAAGGATATTAAAGATAGGACTCATCAGCTGAGCGGCAAAAAATTGTACCACGACTAATTCACCTAGGCTCATTTTTCCACGAATGATCATAATGGCGCCACCCGCGAGGATGAGTGAAGCAGCAATGGCGTGCATAAAGGACCAGAGGCTATGAATTCCTTGGATTTGCAGGTTTGATTTGATCTTGGTGTTATTAAGGTCGCGATGACGCTGGCTGTGATTCTCAATTTCTTGTTCTTCTTTAGCATGGGAACGGACTGTGCGAATACCTTGGAAGATCTCGCTGAGGAAGCCATGGATGACCGCTTGCTTCTCGTGCATTTCTTGGTAGAGGGGGCGAGTTTTTCGGGTGAGGTACATGCAGAGCACTGTCAAAACGCCAAGAATGAGGATCATGCCAAGTGAAATCATGGGGCTCAAATAAAAACAATATGCGAGAATGATAAAAAGTCTTAGTAGTGCATTAGCGGGGGTGAGGATGATTTGATTCGCTAAAGAAGTGATTTGGCTGATATCATTGGTGAAGCGTGAGATCAGTTCACCCGATTTGGTTTTGTTGAAAAAATTGAGGGGCAAGTGAAGCACGTGGCGATAGAGCTTGTCTTGTAAGCTATGGTTAAAGGAAGTTCGAAAGCGAAGTTGGATATGCTTTTGAATAATGCCGAGAACTTCACTCAAAGTATAAGCAGCGAAAAGCGCGGCGGCCCAGAGCAGGATCGCATTTTCGCATTCTTGTGCGGGAAGCGCATTTTCACCCGTGAGGTATTGATCGACAATTTTCCCGCTGATTAATGCGGGGATAAGGCCGAGGGCATTGGCAATTATCGAGAGCAGTAGTGAGCCGCTCATTATCTTTTTGTAGGGAGCTATCTGCTCAAAGAAAGCTTTCATTTGATTGAGGAAGCTTTTGCTAAAGAAAAATTCTAGTCGTTTACGCATCGTGGGGCTCATGGGTGAAGCTATTGATAACGGTGTATTGTTCGATGCCATTATCGCCAGTGACGATGTATTGATGATGACGCAACCAGGCGTGAGCTTTCATTTCTCCCTTTTCTTTGAGTAGGCCAAGATAAAGGGTGGAAGAAAGATTTTTTTTATTGAGAATCCTGTGGCCGGCAATGGCCTGTGGGAAACACACACATTTCCAGGGGAGAAGTTCAGCAATGCGAAAGATGAGTCGCTTGGTCATTTTGATTTCAGGACTTATTTCTCGGCTTGCTTTCGAAGACTCGGATTCTTTCTCGCCGAATTTTCCCGCAAGAGTTTTAAATTCTTGACTTTTTAACTGCATGCAAGCCAGGCAAAGTTCCAAAAAAACTTCTAGTGCTAAAAGTTTAATTTTCATGGGGAGTTTGATGAAGGTGAGAAGGCTTCTGAGCATGCTTGGTTTCGAATTAGTTTAATTAGATTTTATTGTAAACCGAGGAGGACTAAAAATCAATAGTTCCCGAGAGAGACTGTGAGTGGATTTTGATGCTCAGCAGTGTATAATGCGCGGATTTTAAATAATTTGACTAAGGGGCCGAACAATGGCAGATGTATTAGCAAAAATGACGAGTGGTTTCCCCGAGTGGTTGCCCGCAGCAAAGAGACAAGAAAAACGTATTCTCGATATTGTAGCAAAAGTTTATGAGAGTTATGGATTTACTCCAATAGAAACGGCCGCAGTGGAAAAAGTCAAGAATTTGGCCACGACTGGTGATGTCAGTAAAGAGATTTTTGGTATTCACCGCTTAGCGGGTGAAGGCCAGGATATTAAAGCTGAATTTGGTTTGCACTTTGATCTGACTTTACCTATGGCGCGCTATACAGCCGATAACTTTGCGAAGCTCCAGTTTCCTTTTAAGCGTTACCAGATTCAAAAAGTATGGCGTGGTGAACGTCCACAAAAGGGGCGTTACCGCGAATTCTACCAGGCGGATATTGATATCATTGGTGATGGGATATTGCCTTTGCATTACGAAGCTGAAGTCGTGCAGGTGATTTACGATATTTTTAGCCAAATCAATATTGGTGACTTCACCATTAAAATCAATAATCGCAAACTCCTCGAGGGACTCTATCGTCAGCAAGGCGTAGACGACATGAATGCGACTTTGATTATCGTTGACAAAATTGATAAGATTGGCAAGGACGAAGTTGTGCGCCTCTTGATTGAAAGTGGCCTCAGTGAAGCTCAGGCAGTCTTTTGTGCGGAACTCGCAGGAAAGAAATTCTCGATTTCACAAGCTTTGGAATTTATTAAAGATTTAGATACCAGTGACGAACTTTTAGCCGCAGC from Lentisphaera profundi harbors:
- a CDS encoding LamG-like jellyroll fold domain-containing protein; the protein is MDKRDKLIASYCDGLISDKESIELEQILADSADARQKLIEYINIDAGLKEIADAENDIIAFPQSKVKKKANKWIYAAAALFIINLALVFQPSENQEVLLEENNIPELTEEKTLDFKHNAVAKITKMINVDFGKDIQKTKALNPGLITLKSGILQIEFFSGATMVLEGPAEINVKSAMEVACLSGKMHVKVPETAQGFIVDTGNMQVHDLGTEFAIDMNSPSPEVHVLDGEVEIHHDNKKLKTLLKDDSISWDNQNQLLSEIASRDDFISYRQIGNLKEDHFQARQAEWQSHIEELKNRNDLVLLYDFRKENDWQRSLQNQASHGEMEGAIIGAQWSEGRWKGKSSLDFKSINDRIRLHIPGQYDAMTMTCWVKIDSFDRWLSSLLLTDGFKAGALHWQLSDSGEMILGAKHSANRSGNYYDSAYNVFSPQVIKLDAMGEWAHLAMVYDSKNQAIRQYLNGALIDSGEIIKSQTIKLGNSEIANWSNNPKNNKDIRSFNGRMDEFIIFSSALASEEIKNLYESGKP
- a CDS encoding sigma-70 family RNA polymerase sigma factor; translation: MTDKDNYGLFIAEYGKALPALRAFLRQLLPTWFDVDEVIQETSMVLWKKFDQFEPGSSFSAWASMVARFEVLKYRRKKSRDRHVFSDATLELLAEECLNMEDQLSEQRLSLKTCVAKLEQKQQDLLIQSYSRDLSIKELAENEGRSPGSLYKVLDRLRIKLMQCVKENGAPSHG
- a CDS encoding cupin domain-containing protein, encoding MNSRALELIKKLELSEHPEGGFFKETCRSDLNVFSPTAESERSAVTEIYFLLCKGQVSRFHKVLHDEFWHFFEGAPLRLIDGDMESFEEVILDPANCQYQHCIRGGRWQAAESTGDYTLVGCTVAPGFDFADFSFLSEDESEIIQNDFAQYARFI
- a CDS encoding asparagine synthetase B family protein, with translation MKPMISHSQISIQGDISLTCELPQAFCNHEEKYILDLYSQHQEDCVKNFYGDFSFLIHNQKTNEYFGARDHLGIIPFFYSFQNGKVFYSTKLKNLVKHPEFTAQINDNWVIRYLNGWEEEQHETAYENIFRLPPAHILTVNNGQLKISPYWEMTKPETIDISREEACRIFREKLTLAVKQRLPKDGTPLACELTGGVDSSSITAIASQIGAPIQAFTHAAESGDDERHLVNNFLKMHSKISHQLITKKGANVADDCRWVTKVLAQPPRAGVNEYARQLMQAAGKTGAEIIFSGFGGDEGVSQRATSCAHAEFIQNRQWAHLYREAKNYRPKLWPYTFCHIIYKYFFKSKPTFFDSSGDQEFLKPGFRLAPQKQGLGLPRKSTYEYTKYLLPNRTHTAQRFEESYQLAAEFGLQYRYPLMDIHLIDFFNSLPTHCKIYLNQNRYLFRNESMADLTPASIRYNYDKGIGGSIIPGLQEIWDTLENERNKDFNFPFIDQDYLKKAREDDKLFIPAYSLIACEELYKSSAKKNITKRKDF
- a CDS encoding YkgJ family cysteine cluster protein; translation: MAIPENKEQELCKNCGFCCDGTLFTRAVSFKDEILLPKMETEIIDDSYWFKQPCSYFDQSCTVYEQKRPDICGDFKCRLLKKFTKGQIDFDELETLIHQLKVQKTRLYKLIPDVNPNDRLQDAFNSFLEKNKTPLESKAFKIKHSQLLLEWALYQERLSSFHQ
- a CDS encoding lasso peptide biosynthesis PqqD family chaperone, whose amino-acid sequence is MKLTTDTILARNPEIISSKIDDEIVMMSIEEGKYFGLDPIGSIIWELLEEPASLGQLVPLLLEQFDVPKDQCEKDCMSFILDMLEKKTLITQ
- a CDS encoding 2OG-Fe(II) oxygenase, with amino-acid sequence MDKGVRDSECLYGKSLGGIKEVFLEKICDSYESVENFFGSKASSLSPKEIELNVYHKGVGFKRHTDKGKAEGDIGSREITYLYYFYNEPKAFEGGDLVLFDTNRKTGACGDEFTRIAIKNNMLLFFPSDCWNQVTQLKSEGADFYSGRFTLNGWMHSKP
- a CDS encoding ABC transporter ATP-binding protein — its product is MRKRLEFFFSKSFLNQMKAFFEQIAPYKKIMSGSLLLSIIANALGLIPALISGKIVDQYLTGENALPAQECENAILLWAAALFAAYTLSEVLGIIQKHIQLRFRTSFNHSLQDKLYRHVLHLPLNFFNKTKSGELISRFTNDISQITSLANQIILTPANALLRLFIILAYCFYLSPMISLGMILILGVLTVLCMYLTRKTRPLYQEMHEKQAVIHGFLSEIFQGIRTVRSHAKEEQEIENHSQRHRDLNNTKIKSNLQIQGIHSLWSFMHAIAASLILAGGAIMIIRGKMSLGELVVVQFFAAQLMSPIFNILSSISATQSGLTCLERYHLILEEDLDNPPDSNKATLNSKIETVAIKDLSFEYIKDTPTLSHISFSMERGKTYALVGSSGSGKSTLADLICGFQQPSSGQILVNNSDIQELNKDDYINHLAIVHQNSFVFDGTIRDNIRYADANLNDEQLLKLCKRAQIFDFIQSLELGLDSYVGENGIKLSGGQKQRLCLARAFAANADLIILDEATSHLDAINECLIQKAVFENKKDIITLIIAHNLSTIKDADQIFVLDQGKIVESGSHQELIKASGPYSSLLNSE
- a CDS encoding lasso peptide biosynthesis B2 protein codes for the protein MLRSLLTFIKLPMKIKLLALEVFLELCLACMQLKSQEFKTLAGKFGEKESESSKASREISPEIKMTKRLIFRIAELLPWKCVCFPQAIAGHRILNKKNLSSTLYLGLLKEKGEMKAHAWLRHHQYIVTGDNGIEQYTVINSFTHEPHDA